The following proteins come from a genomic window of Pyxidicoccus sp. MSG2:
- a CDS encoding DUF1109 domain-containing protein, which yields MKPECSRVMDSLGGPLPAELTSHVATCEDCRALLGGFDALGGMPAAPPATAPAPKLEAAHQLALKELAAHPKPTPWWRELLVLLAVYAVVLGGGLAWLSRDGVVGNQAPPMVVAAVALLTLVLVGGGAFLALAPSRRRVPWALVALAAVGVAAVQVMGGSGLQIRPPMRGMLGCMGSEVALSVLPLAVALVLLCRSAFQPVRALAAGLSAAGVSLLVLHLHCPDGTVRHLMSAHVLPWLVLAGVAVLVRSRLPTRSYAP from the coding sequence ATGAAGCCGGAGTGCTCGCGGGTGATGGACTCGCTGGGAGGACCGCTGCCCGCGGAGCTGACGTCGCACGTGGCCACGTGTGAGGACTGCCGTGCCCTGCTGGGTGGCTTCGACGCGCTGGGCGGAATGCCGGCGGCCCCGCCCGCCACGGCCCCGGCTCCAAAGCTGGAGGCCGCGCACCAGCTCGCGCTGAAGGAATTGGCCGCGCACCCGAAGCCCACGCCCTGGTGGCGCGAGCTGCTGGTGCTGCTCGCCGTCTACGCAGTCGTATTGGGCGGGGGACTGGCCTGGCTCAGCCGGGATGGCGTCGTGGGCAACCAGGCCCCGCCGATGGTGGTGGCCGCGGTGGCGCTGCTCACGCTGGTGCTGGTGGGTGGAGGCGCCTTCCTGGCGCTGGCGCCCTCGCGGCGGCGGGTGCCGTGGGCGCTGGTGGCCCTGGCGGCGGTGGGCGTGGCGGCGGTGCAGGTGATGGGCGGCTCGGGGCTCCAGATACGGCCGCCCATGCGGGGCATGCTGGGGTGCATGGGCTCGGAGGTGGCGCTGTCCGTGCTGCCGCTGGCCGTCGCGCTCGTGCTGCTGTGCCGCTCCGCCTTCCAGCCCGTGCGCGCGCTGGCCGCGGGTCTGTCCGCCGCCGGGGTGAGCCTCCTCGTCCTCCACCTGCACTGCCCGGACGGGACGGTGCGCCACCTGATGTCCGCGCACGTCCTGCCGTGGCTGGTGCTGGCGGGCGTGGCGGTGCTCGTGCGCT
- a CDS encoding RNA polymerase sigma factor translates to MPLPPSSLKPDATPARTGEDPARDSVADRSDEVLMARFREGDSTAFDALFQRYARPVQGYLTRLTGSASTAEDLVQLTFLSLVRARGRFQPGSRFKPWLYAIATNAARDSQRRGRRPEELTPEGELPASIPADTPGPRDSGLEQAVQRALAQLPEGQRVPILLHRFEGMSFAEVADAMGLTESAVKVRAHRGYERLRELLAALHQETTE, encoded by the coding sequence GTGCCCCTGCCGCCCTCCTCGCTGAAACCCGATGCCACGCCCGCGCGTACCGGAGAGGACCCGGCGCGCGACTCCGTCGCCGACAGGTCCGACGAGGTGCTGATGGCGCGGTTCCGGGAGGGTGATTCCACGGCGTTCGACGCGCTCTTCCAGCGCTACGCCCGGCCCGTGCAGGGCTACCTCACGCGGCTGACGGGCAGCGCGTCCACGGCCGAGGACCTGGTCCAGCTCACCTTCCTGTCGCTGGTGCGCGCCCGGGGCCGCTTCCAGCCCGGCTCGCGCTTCAAGCCCTGGCTCTACGCCATCGCCACCAACGCGGCGCGCGACTCCCAGCGCCGGGGCCGGCGTCCGGAGGAGCTGACACCCGAGGGCGAGCTGCCCGCGAGCATCCCCGCCGACACCCCGGGCCCCCGGGACAGCGGGCTCGAGCAGGCCGTGCAGCGCGCCCTGGCCCAGCTGCCAGAGGGGCAGCGCGTCCCCATCCTCCTGCACCGCTTCGAGGGGATGAGCTTCGCGGAGGTCGCCGATGCGATGGGCCTCACCGAGAGCGCGGTGAAGGTCCGCGCCCACCGCGGCTATGAGCGCCTGCGCGAGCTGCTCGCCGCCCTGCATCAGGAGACCACGGAATGA
- a CDS encoding acyl-CoA desaturase, whose protein sequence is MQTPSPALSADNERLNWLSSIPFFAVHLMCLAVIWVGAKPVDVAVCVGLYIVRMWGITAGYHRYFSHRAFKTGRVFQFILALVGSTSTQKGVLWWAANHRHHHRFSDQPEDIHSPIQRGFWWSHMNWILCDKYGETRMEAIKDFARYPELVWLNRFHLVPPVLLAVALYFIGGFSMLVWGFFVSTTVLWHGTFTINSLSHIFGKRRYKTTDTSRNNWLLALITLGEGWHNNHHYHQNTANQGWFWWEVDFSYYSLKALSWVGVVEGLRTPSEATKYAFRKYTDAERAELATPARFWGATGARAQLVAARAAAGDAARAAGDAAKVAGDRVREAIAAAADHLPTSAPAPQSLLKRR, encoded by the coding sequence TTGCAGACACCCTCCCCTGCCCTGTCCGCGGACAACGAGCGTCTCAACTGGCTGTCCTCCATCCCCTTCTTCGCCGTGCACCTGATGTGCCTCGCCGTCATCTGGGTGGGCGCGAAGCCGGTGGACGTGGCGGTGTGTGTGGGGCTGTACATCGTCCGCATGTGGGGCATCACCGCGGGGTACCACCGGTACTTCTCGCACCGGGCCTTCAAGACGGGGCGCGTCTTCCAGTTCATCCTGGCGCTGGTGGGCAGCACCTCCACGCAGAAGGGCGTGCTGTGGTGGGCGGCGAACCACCGGCACCACCACCGCTTCTCCGACCAGCCCGAGGACATCCACTCGCCCATCCAGCGTGGCTTCTGGTGGAGCCACATGAACTGGATTCTCTGCGACAAGTACGGGGAGACGCGCATGGAGGCCATCAAGGACTTCGCGCGCTACCCGGAGCTGGTGTGGCTCAACCGCTTCCACCTGGTGCCGCCGGTGCTGCTGGCGGTGGCGCTCTACTTCATCGGCGGCTTCTCCATGCTGGTGTGGGGCTTCTTCGTCAGCACCACCGTGCTGTGGCACGGCACCTTCACCATCAACTCGCTCAGCCACATCTTCGGCAAGCGCCGCTACAAGACGACGGACACCAGCCGGAACAACTGGCTGCTGGCGCTCATCACCCTGGGCGAGGGCTGGCACAACAACCACCACTACCACCAGAACACCGCCAACCAGGGCTGGTTCTGGTGGGAGGTGGACTTCAGCTACTACTCGCTGAAGGCGCTCTCCTGGGTGGGCGTGGTGGAGGGGCTGCGCACGCCCTCGGAGGCCACGAAGTACGCCTTCCGGAAGTACACGGACGCGGAGCGCGCGGAGCTGGCCACCCCCGCCCGCTTCTGGGGGGCCACCGGCGCCCGGGCCCAGCTCGTCGCGGCGCGGGCGGCGGCCGGGGACGCGGCCAGGGCGGCGGGAGACGCGGCCAAGGTCGCTGGCGACAGGGTGCGTGAGGCGATTGCCGCCGCCGCGGACCACCTGCCCACCTCCGCGCCGGCCCCGCAGTCCCTGCTCAAGCGCCGCTGA
- a CDS encoding TPR end-of-group domain-containing protein yields the protein MFRFRLGGIPVEVQPSHLLVSAMIAWTSIDGAQAGWPFRQVAGAPALGHASAMVVYILSWMLIVFVSVLVHELGHALASRLFGYRPSIALAWMGGHTLPNDQPGPLPWKRNLLITAAGPFFGLMLGLGCWAGYALLKGRTPALDFFLGTSALANLFWAVLNMMPVLPLDGGHITATLATRVLGPRRGLLLAQGLALLVCVAAVVFGLKTGLMIFTIIFAMYGVQAFRLVTEVLRSTDKGADTAKLRGPLAEKLREAQAALKAGQLDDARRLSAQVLETEEGLTPQLASHAHHLLGWVALKEGHGRPALDHFSQVQGGVAVEPHAVAAAFSLVGDDARAVEWWKQAWQTSSDRTVLHEYAGTLIRLGREQEALRLPGLDPAAAYTCAERVLFIRGAFSEAAAVGEAALRHTPSATIAYDAACAHARARNAPEAMRMLRRATELGFNDGAYAASDADLAPLHGHPAFEAWLMELRQTAVS from the coding sequence ATGTTCCGCTTTCGTCTCGGAGGCATTCCCGTCGAAGTCCAGCCGAGCCATCTGCTGGTGTCGGCGATGATTGCCTGGACATCTATAGATGGGGCCCAGGCGGGCTGGCCCTTCCGTCAGGTGGCGGGGGCGCCCGCGCTCGGCCACGCCAGCGCGATGGTCGTCTACATCCTGTCCTGGATGCTCATCGTCTTCGTGTCCGTGCTCGTCCACGAATTGGGCCACGCCCTGGCCAGCCGGCTGTTCGGCTACCGGCCGAGCATCGCGCTCGCCTGGATGGGGGGCCACACGCTGCCCAATGACCAGCCCGGCCCCCTGCCCTGGAAGCGCAACCTGCTCATCACCGCGGCCGGGCCCTTCTTCGGGCTGATGCTGGGGTTGGGGTGCTGGGCGGGCTACGCGCTGCTCAAGGGCCGCACGCCCGCGCTCGACTTCTTCCTGGGCACCTCCGCGCTCGCCAACCTCTTCTGGGCAGTGCTCAACATGATGCCGGTGCTGCCGCTCGACGGTGGACACATCACCGCCACGCTGGCGACCCGGGTGTTGGGCCCCCGGCGCGGCCTGCTGCTGGCACAGGGGCTGGCCCTGCTGGTGTGCGTGGCCGCGGTGGTGTTCGGGCTGAAGACGGGGTTGATGATCTTCACCATCATCTTCGCCATGTACGGCGTGCAGGCCTTCCGCCTCGTGACGGAGGTGCTGCGCAGCACCGACAAGGGCGCGGACACGGCGAAGCTGCGGGGGCCGCTGGCGGAGAAGCTGCGCGAGGCGCAGGCCGCGCTCAAGGCGGGCCAGTTGGACGACGCGCGGCGGCTGAGCGCCCAGGTGCTGGAGACGGAAGAGGGGCTCACGCCGCAGCTCGCCAGCCACGCGCACCACCTGCTGGGGTGGGTGGCACTGAAGGAGGGCCACGGCCGGCCCGCGCTGGACCACTTCTCCCAGGTGCAGGGCGGCGTCGCGGTGGAGCCGCACGCGGTGGCGGCGGCCTTCTCACTGGTGGGCGACGACGCGCGCGCGGTGGAGTGGTGGAAGCAGGCGTGGCAGACGTCGTCGGACCGCACGGTGCTGCACGAGTATGCCGGCACGCTCATCCGCCTGGGCCGCGAACAGGAAGCGCTGCGGCTCCCGGGGCTGGACCCCGCAGCGGCCTACACCTGCGCGGAGCGCGTGCTCTTCATCCGGGGCGCCTTCTCCGAGGCCGCCGCCGTGGGCGAGGCCGCGCTCCGTCATACCCCCAGCGCCACCATCGCCTATGACGCGGCGTGCGCCCATGCCCGCGCGCGCAATGCGCCGGAGGCCATGCGGATGCTGCGCCGCGCCACCGAGCTGGGGTTCAACGACGGGGCCTACGCCGCCTCGGACGCGGACCTGGCACCCCTGCATGGGCACCCGGCTTTCGAGGCCTGGTTGATGGAGCTGCGCCAAACCGCCGTTTCCTGA
- the dusB gene encoding tRNA dihydrouridine synthase DusB: MPQLGPYSLPNPYILAPMAGVSEMPFRVIAFRLGAALCPTELVSSQGLMRANQRTLKYLRYDAEVERPYSLQIYGGEPEAMARAAVVGRESGAQIIDINMGCPVKKVTKNGAGSALLCDVPRAADIVREIRAATGLPVTCKIRSGWDAKNRNYLQMAGALQEAGCAALAIHPRTREQGYSGQADWSVITDVKRHFPELPLIGNGDVKTPEDARRMLETTGCDFVMIGRAALGNPWIFRELLGGPPATPAERCALVLEHLRAHLDFMGDPLGAVRSFRKQLAWYAHGLHGAAAFRAEVNTLDMPSAVEACVRRFFAAADADLEGPGEEQDVDYRAALG, from the coding sequence ATGCCGCAGCTCGGTCCCTACTCCCTGCCGAACCCCTACATCCTGGCCCCCATGGCCGGGGTGAGCGAGATGCCCTTCCGGGTCATCGCCTTCCGCCTGGGCGCCGCCCTCTGTCCCACGGAGCTCGTCAGCTCCCAGGGGCTGATGCGGGCCAACCAGCGGACCCTGAAGTACCTGCGCTACGACGCCGAGGTGGAGCGGCCGTACTCGCTCCAGATCTACGGCGGCGAGCCGGAGGCCATGGCCCGCGCCGCGGTGGTGGGCCGGGAGTCCGGCGCGCAAATCATCGACATCAACATGGGCTGCCCGGTGAAGAAGGTGACGAAGAACGGCGCCGGCAGCGCCCTCTTGTGCGACGTGCCCCGTGCCGCGGACATCGTCCGCGAGATTCGCGCGGCCACCGGGCTGCCCGTCACCTGCAAGATTCGCTCGGGCTGGGACGCGAAGAACCGCAACTACCTCCAGATGGCGGGTGCGCTGCAGGAGGCCGGCTGCGCGGCGCTGGCCATCCACCCGCGCACCCGCGAGCAGGGCTACTCGGGCCAGGCGGACTGGAGCGTCATCACCGACGTGAAGCGCCACTTCCCGGAGCTGCCCCTCATCGGCAACGGGGACGTGAAGACGCCGGAGGACGCGCGGCGCATGCTGGAGACGACGGGCTGTGACTTCGTGATGATTGGCCGCGCGGCGCTGGGCAACCCGTGGATATTCCGCGAGCTGCTGGGCGGCCCGCCCGCCACGCCCGCGGAGCGCTGTGCCCTGGTGCTGGAGCACCTGCGCGCGCACCTGGACTTCATGGGTGACCCGCTGGGCGCCGTGCGCTCCTTCCGCAAGCAACTGGCGTGGTACGCCCACGGCCTGCACGGCGCCGCCGCCTTCCGTGCGGAGGTGAACACGCTGGACATGCCCTCGGCCGTGGAGGCCTGCGTGCGCCGCTTCTTCGCCGCCGCCGACGCGGACCTCGAGGGCCCCGGCGAGGAGCAGGACGTGGACTACCGCGCGGCGCTGGGCTGA
- a CDS encoding glycoside hydrolase family 1 protein: MSTDALTFPADFTFGVATSSYQVEGGIENDWAEWERAGKLKEPDARCGRAVDHWHRYEEDYALARAVGATAFRISLEWARIEPERGRYDGVALEAYRERLLKMKARGLRPVVTLHHFTHPTWFHRETPWHQPASVDAFRQYARQCAALLEGLDALVISFNEPMVLLLGGYLQGAIPPGIADGERTMRAMEHLVRAHAAAREELLSRLGRVELGISQNTLAFAPDRWWHPLDRALVRLGAQAYNHAFHEALATGKLRVTMPGVASTRVDIPAARDSVEFIGVNYYTRAHLRFVPRPPFIEFKYRDTLGRGLTDIGWEDWPEGFLQSLREVKRYGRPVWITENGIDDRGGARRPHYIHSHLAQVLAARRLGVDVRGYLYWSLLDNFEWLEGWGPRFGLYHVDFDTLERRPTPACDYFRSVATSHRLVPPASPPGL, encoded by the coding sequence ATGAGCACCGATGCGCTGACCTTCCCCGCGGACTTCACCTTCGGCGTCGCCACCTCGTCGTACCAGGTGGAGGGCGGCATCGAGAACGACTGGGCCGAGTGGGAGCGGGCCGGGAAGCTGAAGGAGCCCGACGCGCGCTGCGGCCGCGCGGTGGACCACTGGCACCGGTACGAGGAGGACTACGCCCTGGCGCGCGCGGTGGGCGCCACCGCGTTCCGCATCTCCCTCGAGTGGGCGCGAATCGAGCCGGAGCGCGGGCGCTACGACGGTGTAGCGCTGGAGGCGTACCGGGAGCGGCTCCTCAAGATGAAGGCGCGGGGCTTGAGGCCGGTGGTGACGCTCCACCACTTCACCCACCCGACGTGGTTCCACCGCGAGACGCCCTGGCACCAGCCGGCCAGCGTGGACGCCTTCCGCCAGTACGCGCGCCAGTGCGCGGCGCTGCTGGAGGGGCTGGACGCGCTCGTCATCTCCTTCAATGAGCCCATGGTGCTGCTGCTGGGCGGCTACCTGCAGGGCGCCATTCCGCCGGGCATCGCCGACGGCGAGCGCACCATGCGGGCGATGGAGCACCTGGTGCGCGCCCACGCGGCCGCGCGCGAGGAGCTGCTGTCGCGCCTGGGCCGCGTGGAGCTGGGCATCTCCCAGAACACGCTCGCCTTCGCGCCGGACCGGTGGTGGCACCCGCTGGACAGGGCCCTGGTACGGCTGGGGGCGCAGGCCTACAACCATGCCTTCCACGAGGCGCTGGCCACCGGGAAGCTGCGCGTCACCATGCCGGGCGTGGCCTCCACGCGCGTGGACATCCCCGCGGCGCGCGACTCGGTGGAGTTCATCGGCGTCAACTACTACACGCGCGCGCACCTGCGCTTCGTGCCGCGCCCGCCCTTCATCGAGTTCAAGTACCGCGACACGCTCGGCCGCGGCCTCACCGACATCGGCTGGGAGGACTGGCCCGAGGGCTTCCTCCAGTCCCTGCGCGAGGTGAAGCGCTACGGGCGGCCGGTGTGGATTACCGAGAACGGCATCGATGACCGCGGCGGCGCGCGCCGGCCCCACTACATCCATTCCCACCTGGCCCAGGTGCTCGCCGCGCGGCGGCTCGGCGTGGACGTGCGCGGCTACCTCTATTGGAGCCTGCTCGACAACTTCGAGTGGCTGGAGGGCTGGGGCCCGCGCTTCGGCCTCTACCACGTGGACTTCGACACGCTGGAGCGCCGCCCCACCCCCGCCTGCGACTACTTCCGGAGCGTGGCCACCAGCCACCGGCTCGTGCCCCCGGCGTCTCCGCCGGGCCTGTAG
- a CDS encoding NFACT RNA binding domain-containing protein — protein MSLRPVELEQVVAEVGARLTGAVAQKSWCPLPRLAYVELRVPGRSVVLCLCAEGDLARVSVAEERFPTPGEPAPFQRWLRHELTGFKLQGARWREAERVVELDFEREDVRRRLVMELGAPGGLLLLSDNGRVLMHSGEGFAQRRNLYPGAAWTPPEPLPPDALAKGRSAPSRLVPVEGDDLPYARAAERLLGARDKTSRAESIRRRLAQPYRARLKRSSRTLEKVRAEASRGPDAEKHRGLGELLAQNLYRLKRGATEVTLTAYTEEGAQDVKVTLDPKRTPKEEADWHFHQYRRLLRGVEQARHREAELAREVGLAEGALAQIEKMDEAALLAQAEVLHLSTGGEGPQEGRPFKEYLGHDGARIWVGRGSEDNDTLTFKVARPWHLWLHARGVPGSHVVVPLEKAQEVAQEVLLDAAHLALHHSSAKGEPRGEVSYVPVKFVRKVKGAAHGQVTFTREKTFVVRMEPERLERLLKSRHAEAPSSTSTS, from the coding sequence GTGTCGCTGCGTCCCGTGGAGCTGGAGCAGGTGGTGGCGGAGGTGGGAGCTCGCCTCACCGGAGCGGTGGCGCAGAAGTCCTGGTGCCCGCTCCCCCGCCTGGCCTACGTGGAGCTGCGAGTGCCCGGCCGCTCGGTGGTGCTGTGTCTGTGCGCGGAGGGCGACCTGGCCCGCGTGTCGGTGGCCGAGGAGCGCTTCCCCACCCCGGGTGAGCCCGCCCCCTTCCAGCGGTGGCTGCGCCACGAGCTGACCGGTTTCAAGCTGCAGGGCGCCCGCTGGCGCGAGGCCGAGCGCGTGGTGGAGCTGGACTTCGAGCGCGAGGACGTGCGCCGCCGCCTCGTCATGGAGCTGGGCGCTCCGGGCGGCCTGCTGCTGCTGAGCGACAACGGCCGCGTGCTGATGCACTCCGGAGAAGGCTTCGCGCAGCGCCGCAACCTCTACCCGGGCGCGGCGTGGACGCCCCCGGAGCCGCTGCCACCCGACGCGCTGGCGAAGGGCCGGAGCGCGCCCTCGCGCCTCGTCCCCGTGGAGGGCGATGACCTCCCGTACGCCCGGGCCGCGGAGCGCCTGCTGGGCGCGCGGGACAAGACGAGCCGCGCCGAGAGCATCCGCCGCCGGCTGGCGCAGCCGTACCGTGCGCGCCTCAAGCGCTCCTCCCGCACGCTGGAGAAGGTCCGCGCCGAGGCCTCGCGTGGGCCGGACGCGGAGAAGCACCGCGGCCTGGGCGAGCTGCTGGCGCAGAACCTCTACCGCCTCAAGCGCGGCGCCACCGAGGTGACGCTCACCGCGTACACGGAAGAAGGTGCGCAGGACGTGAAGGTGACGCTGGACCCGAAGCGCACGCCGAAGGAGGAGGCGGACTGGCACTTCCACCAGTACCGGCGGCTCCTGCGCGGCGTGGAGCAGGCGCGCCACCGCGAGGCGGAGCTGGCCCGCGAGGTGGGGCTGGCGGAGGGCGCGCTCGCCCAGATTGAAAAGATGGACGAGGCCGCGCTGCTCGCGCAGGCCGAGGTGCTGCATCTCTCCACGGGTGGCGAGGGCCCGCAGGAGGGGCGCCCCTTCAAGGAGTACCTGGGCCATGACGGGGCGCGCATCTGGGTGGGGCGGGGCTCGGAGGACAACGACACGCTCACCTTCAAGGTGGCGAGGCCGTGGCACCTGTGGCTGCACGCGCGCGGCGTGCCGGGCAGCCACGTGGTGGTGCCGCTCGAGAAGGCGCAGGAGGTGGCGCAGGAAGTCCTGCTGGACGCGGCGCACCTGGCGCTGCACCACTCGTCCGCGAAGGGCGAGCCGCGCGGCGAGGTGAGCTACGTGCCGGTGAAGTTCGTGCGCAAGGTGAAGGGCGCGGCGCACGGGCAGGTCACCTTCACGCGCGAGAAGACCTTCGTCGTGCGCATGGAGCCGGAGCGGCTGGAGCGGCTGCTCAAGTCGCGCCACGCGGAGGCGCCTTCGTCCACCTCCACGTCCTGA
- the pyk gene encoding pyruvate kinase has translation MRRAKIVCTLGPASQSQEMLEALLENGMDVARLNFSHGSHENHAENIAKLRAASLKVRKAVGILGDLQGPKIRTGRFVKGSTELKEGGTFHITTDETVPGTDDIVSTTYPFLAADVNPGDRILLDDGLLELKVLETDKQKLIKTQVIHGGALKNNKGINLPGVAVRAEALTPKDREDLVFGLKAGVDFIALSFVRQPSDLDAARQAMAEVGRTVPIISKLEKPEAIARLDAILDKTDGVMVARGDLGVEIPPEEVPAVQKDIIRRSNLRGLPVIVATQMLNSMIDNPRPTRAEASDVANAVFDGADAVMLSGETASGKFPIESVQMMERIILAAESSARVQPQQRYIEAPLGLPQHFPDVIARVACEAAKTSGATLIAAFTLSGVTARLLAHYRPPVPIVAFSPNQEVRRRLALLWGVVPRVLEPIQETEAMVRRVEEELLARGLGRKGDRIVIVFGAPVGQPGKINSLRLHTIG, from the coding sequence ATGCGAAGAGCGAAGATTGTCTGCACCCTCGGTCCCGCCAGTCAGAGCCAGGAGATGCTCGAAGCGCTCCTGGAGAACGGCATGGACGTGGCCCGCCTCAACTTCTCCCACGGCAGCCATGAGAATCATGCGGAGAACATCGCCAAGCTGCGGGCCGCCTCGCTGAAGGTGCGCAAGGCGGTGGGCATCCTGGGTGACTTGCAGGGCCCCAAGATTCGCACCGGCCGCTTCGTCAAGGGCAGCACGGAATTGAAGGAGGGGGGCACCTTCCACATCACCACCGACGAGACGGTGCCGGGCACGGACGACATCGTGTCCACCACGTACCCCTTCCTCGCGGCGGACGTGAATCCGGGGGACCGCATCCTGCTGGATGACGGCCTGCTGGAGCTGAAGGTGCTGGAGACGGACAAGCAGAAGCTCATCAAGACGCAGGTCATCCACGGCGGCGCGCTGAAGAACAACAAGGGCATCAACCTGCCCGGCGTGGCGGTGCGCGCGGAGGCGCTGACGCCCAAGGACCGCGAGGACCTGGTCTTCGGCCTCAAGGCCGGCGTGGACTTCATCGCGCTGTCCTTCGTGCGCCAGCCGTCGGACCTGGACGCCGCGCGCCAGGCCATGGCCGAGGTGGGCCGCACGGTGCCCATCATCTCCAAGCTGGAGAAGCCGGAGGCGATTGCCCGGCTGGACGCCATCCTCGACAAGACGGACGGCGTCATGGTGGCGCGTGGCGACCTCGGTGTGGAGATTCCCCCCGAGGAGGTGCCGGCCGTCCAGAAGGACATCATCCGGCGCTCCAACCTGCGCGGCCTGCCCGTCATCGTGGCCACGCAGATGCTGAACTCGATGATTGACAACCCCCGCCCCACGCGCGCCGAGGCGAGCGACGTGGCCAACGCCGTGTTCGACGGCGCGGACGCGGTGATGCTCTCGGGCGAGACGGCGAGCGGCAAGTTCCCGATTGAGTCCGTGCAGATGATGGAGCGCATCATCCTCGCGGCGGAGTCGTCCGCGCGGGTGCAGCCCCAGCAGCGCTACATCGAGGCGCCGCTCGGGTTGCCCCAGCACTTCCCGGACGTGATTGCGCGCGTGGCGTGCGAGGCGGCCAAGACGAGCGGCGCGACGCTGATTGCGGCCTTCACCCTGTCGGGCGTGACGGCGCGGCTGCTGGCGCACTACCGGCCGCCGGTGCCCATTGTCGCCTTCAGCCCCAACCAGGAAGTGCGCCGCCGGCTGGCGCTGCTGTGGGGCGTGGTGCCGCGCGTGCTGGAGCCCATCCAGGAGACGGAGGCCATGGTGCGGCGCGTGGAGGAGGAGCTCCTGGCGCGCGGCCTGGGCCGCAAGGGCGACCGCATCGTCATCGTCTTCGGAGCGCCCGTGGGCCAGCCGGGGAAGATCAACAGCCTCCGCCTGCACACCATCGGCTGA